Proteins encoded within one genomic window of Mesorhizobium sp. AR10:
- a CDS encoding DUF1194 domain-containing protein encodes MIWGLQAHAADVDAAIVFAVDFSSSVDPDTADLQRDGHAAAITSPEIIAAIARNHVGCISIIYFEWSSSGRMRKVLPWTSICGLEDAEAAASVIRKKGDRGYGRRGRGGTSISYAIDVGSLLLDQFPGTADRKIIDISANGENNNGPPVQQSRLKAIAKGYTVNAISLPSTDGSSHSLASYFTENVIGGPLAFVITPTGASDYAVALRRKLVIEIGMDMDARGPSDN; translated from the coding sequence ATGATATGGGGCCTCCAGGCACACGCCGCAGACGTTGACGCGGCGATAGTATTCGCGGTCGATTTCTCGTCGTCGGTTGATCCCGATACCGCCGACCTGCAGCGTGATGGGCATGCCGCGGCAATCACTTCGCCAGAGATCATTGCGGCCATTGCCCGCAACCATGTCGGCTGCATTTCCATCATCTATTTCGAATGGTCAAGTTCGGGGCGTATGCGGAAAGTGCTACCATGGACAAGCATCTGCGGACTTGAAGATGCAGAGGCCGCTGCATCGGTGATAAGAAAGAAGGGAGACAGGGGCTATGGGCGCCGGGGTCGGGGTGGAACCTCGATCTCTTATGCCATCGACGTCGGAAGTCTGCTCCTCGACCAGTTCCCCGGAACGGCTGACAGGAAAATCATCGATATTTCTGCCAATGGCGAAAACAATAACGGCCCTCCTGTCCAGCAGAGTCGGCTGAAGGCGATTGCCAAGGGCTACACTGTCAACGCGATTTCGCTGCCGTCAACTGACGGCTCCAGTCATAGCTTGGCATCATATTTCACCGAGAATGTCATTGGCGGCCCTCTAGCCTTCGTTATCACGCCAACGGGCGCAAGCGACTATGCTGTAGCCCTCCGCCGGAAATTGGTGATTGAAATAGGCATGGACATGGATGCGCGAGGCCCATCAGACAACTGA